The following is a genomic window from Deltaproteobacteria bacterium.
TGCTCAATGGCCTTTTCCGGCAGATCCTGAGCAGCGGCGATCATGAGGAGTATGAGGGACGACCGTTAATATTCAAATATCTGAAGGCGCCAGGTGGTAATCCATTGCCTTTGCCATCTTCTCTCGTCTCTGAACTGCGCAGCTCACAGACAGCCTTTCAACGAAGTTTTCACGATCCTTATCATCGTTGAATATCTTCCGACGTTCTATTCCTCTGATCATGACATGATTCAAGAGGCCGGGCGTATCTAATCGGGCTATTCTGGGCATGCGATTTCATACGGCTCGGAACACACCCGCTGTCAAGTTATTTGAATATTTACGGTCGTCCCCAAAATCCATTGGCGGCTTCGCGGCTTTGTGTGAGACCAAACTAACATTCAAACGAACCGATCCCCTTCGCTCTTTTCAAATCGCAACTGGCTGATCTGTTCGGAAACCAGCCCCAGCATGAATATTAGAACGGAGGTCGTCAGGAGCAGGGCGCTCATGTTGGTAAAGCGACCGGCAGTAAAGAACGTGTATCCGTAATACCCCAGGCCTATCAGAAAAATCACCATACTGATGGGGAGAAAAATCTTCAAAGGCGAATAAAAAGTGCATATCCGGATAATGATCATGAAGAATCGAATTCCATCCTTGATAATCCGGATGCCGCTCTTTCCGATTTGTCGTTTCTTGACAGCGATCCTCACATATTTGATGCTTCGTCCCGACCTGAGGATCCCCAGGGTCAAGGTCGTGGGATAGGAATAGGTGTTGGGCAGCAGATAGAGGAGGTGCTGCGCCAGATCCGCCTTAATGGCCCTGAACCCGGAGGTTAAGTCCTGGATCGGAAAATTGGTCACATAGGAGGCAAGGCCGTTATAAATCCGGTTGCCTATGGACCTGATTGTCGAGGTCTGATCCTCCGAGGACCTTGCGCCCACTACCATATCGAATTCAGGAAAATACCGGATTAATTCATTCAGGTCCGCGGTGTCATGTTGTCCATCCCCATCCATAAAAACGAGAACATTGCCGGAGGCAATCCGGATGCCGCTCTTAATGGCGGCCCCATTTCCGATATTGTAAGGATGCCGGTAAACGACGGCCCCCGCCTCTCCGGCCACGTCTCCGGTCCTATCCGTTGACCCATCGTCAATGACAATGATCTCAATACCGGGGTGAAGCGCCAGGATCTCGGCCACCACCCTGCCGATGCTCGGCGCTTCATTATAGGCCGGGATAATCACCGAAACATCAGATTCCTCTATTTTTTCCATAGAATCTCCAATCAGATAGTCCGATGGACCACAACGGACTGGTATTGTAGTATGTAGATGCAAATCAGTCAATCACTGCAATTGCACTATCTGACCCGCACTCAATTGCCGGAGATTGAGACATTATTTTGAGCTAGGGTTTATAATGCGACGACTCTCGGAATTTTTCATTAAAAGAGGCCTTTCCCGGAGATCCATGTTTACGTATACCGGAATGAATCTCGAAGATATGTCTTTCCGGAAAGGATAGCTGCAAAGATGTCTGTTATGTTGATTCATCATATGGGAAATATCGCCTGGGTCGTCGCTATCTGCCTGATTTCCACCGGTGTGGGTAAGTTGGCGCTCTCAAGAGCGCGTGGACGAATCGGCGATTCAGGCGAATCCATCATATTTTCAACCGGCGTGGGATTCGCCATCGTCGGATACAGTATTTTCATCCTCGCCGTCTGCCAGATGCTGTATTCTGAGGTTATTTATGCATTCACCGCCCTTTGTTCCATCCTGTCCTGCGCAGGGTGGTACATTGATAAGAGATACCCCATTCAACCACCTCTTTCAACAAGACGCATATGGCATGATACACCCCCCATAAACAGTCGGACAGCTCTGATTATAAACCGCTTTTCCCTGGTCATGCTCGCCATATTCTTAACGGCCTGCATGTTCCTGGTCCTGACGCCGGAGGTGGAAAAGGACGCCCTGGCCTATCACCTGGCCGTTCCAAAGATGTTTTTGGAGCATCATGGAATTTATTTCATCCCTGGGAATATCTTTTCCAATTATCCCCTGTTTATTGAAATGCTCTATACCTGGGCCCTCTTTCTCAGGGGGGAGGTGGCGGCCAAGGGAATTCATTTTGCCATGGTCCTCCTGATCCTCTTCAG
Proteins encoded in this region:
- a CDS encoding glycosyltransferase family 2 protein encodes the protein MEKIEESDVSVIIPAYNEAPSIGRVVAEILALHPGIEIIVIDDGSTDRTGDVAGEAGAVVYRHPYNIGNGAAIKSGIRIASGNVLVFMDGDGQHDTADLNELIRYFPEFDMVVGARSSEDQTSTIRSIGNRIYNGLASYVTNFPIQDLTSGFRAIKADLAQHLLYLLPNTYSYPTTLTLGILRSGRSIKYVRIAVKKRQIGKSGIRIIKDGIRFFMIIIRICTFYSPLKIFLPISMVIFLIGLGYYGYTFFTAGRFTNMSALLLTTSVLIFMLGLVSEQISQLRFEKSEGDRFV